A genomic region of Magnolia sinica isolate HGM2019 chromosome 6, MsV1, whole genome shotgun sequence contains the following coding sequences:
- the LOC131248260 gene encoding uncharacterized protein LOC131248260 isoform X2, whose amino-acid sequence MDYDDSDFQSQNFQLGGEDSTKFPPGLRSYALPKFDLDESLQVHLRYDTLVETEVLLGIQNQEENCWIEDFSRENSGIEFSSSAAESCSISRRNNVWSEATSSESVEMLLKSVGQDEMLTKQIIIEESDFCDGLNNLNNQMDPSLNQDDSIAPKIGDIIDSNPTLPPDKCLENLSDLSTDAARILAHVEAPIHQDGKSEYGSLVDLDPSPVNKKFDCHMISAAEQVDMDQKVTSSSMENNAHENDHVSSVSALARGNHDATFERMQVEPSGISMQNITIGAADGCIKVACCEKPGDLLQDGAEKDKIQVLRDTQMDDQQHERRVVESCTGNAENLSSSALNLDSSVHIAEELNEVLSKADTQQMKSGILSKDSKTGVHFTGSTQEASFVAVEIDKSIEGSNTGSSNDGLGNPCSPLVKIDSFIQITERYSHKKPEDLSRDSGCPVERVIFIKEAEMDVQLRASKLETTLLVVEETQNSEGRLTENRINDVGNFSSAVVHSPTSMIHETRVNVESLNELEVHGAVFNAQNPEPALVEKDMLVKVIEKDSSSYPDSTLNLSGDVLPDQAHYSSERHVSYPWHQKLPQKCDSSLPAAVLNDVNTVHSDVPNLEKENESLSTDSEGIEIKIDDPLVREKRVEASSPGQSTATLTTEHIVGDESVSTEDAILLASGNKMDATVLVAADVSGQKVPEKEETVPGVSTEPCLQILTENCKSGIASGPLPASDSRQHPACNSAAESPEMLTQSLSAEKSFHSIHREEPEASMAIKATQKCAKELEGHPTVHASVVTEIDGSKLLGNSCEKYKVTTLQVTGETACNTEIPTQPIPSSVDGSSHGIGQNNQHEGEANLVSGDASGGRVLLLTTEGDVLNRVEQSSSKPATSSDATETANGSPTSGETKCDSPTVISCSEPSQNEKEQLDGGEKESLDQNDPVSKDLPHIPSDINRHADNVKSTSEDDRSFTFVVGSLADLSERESGKGWKPFSNIKPFELPQTGEGSPTTPVLCQASSVNLQETSHGSRKVSDEQRVRRGTKGKGKDKTRLADSATERGTATGGKPAKETSRPKQTVEKDVNQSSASAYSNGTINRAMQVEERRQYAYVDGSSTRSSSVPTIQAPGLPDLNTSASSQILCHQPFTDSQQVQLRAQIFVYGSLIQCTPPDESCMVSAFGDVSRDGGRSMWENSWRVSVERFHSQKSLLSNLESPLQSRSGVRVSEQVSRCSPLQNKTLSTPTSRTGSKGAPPAIVNPTTPVPSSVWSFSTPSRDVFPSSSMPRGPLLDSHPSLSPLPPYQSPYTRPYLGNNSAWLPQASTGPAPWAVSPRTPALAGVHYSSLPIAEAVQVASVRDPPAPRLSSVQLASPSSLPPTVGPINVLSGTTALAEATRTNISPAKHASADQKPRKRKKRSVAEELGQISTVTPARTEPVSATAIGKHFTTSLGIPSPAQSISIDTASSPVSTTAPVVSSTHYQIVGSGDKGQKVIFSEETFSRIEQAKLHADDAAALAAAAIRHSEGIWSQLAIQKNSGLVSEVEAKLASAAVAAAAAASVAKAAAAAAKVASDAALQAKLMADEALNVPPMGNSSWGPETALPDGRKNFGKANPSSGLKSKGETASSGSTIVAAREAARKRVEAASAATKRAENFDAVVKAAELAAEAVSQAGAVIAMGDPIPLTLSELVEAGPGGYWKAEKVSVEHSVKENSTHRGEQLNKDGTDEGIDRSIKSSNRRPLNTKETLQIRNEGNAPSIELSVENEARMVNGILQGSVAGEGGLAGQKGRKTSDHAKTVGVITELEVGSRAASSNIQNGEGERHQQMGTSKEIKEASLVEVVRDAEGCRGVWFSAKVLGLKDGKAYVCYNELLQDEGPDHLKEWIPLEGGGDKAPRIRIAHPMTAVKFEGTRKRRRAAIGNYAWSVGDRVDAWMQDGWWEGIVTEKSKEDETKLTVHFPAKGDFSIVRAWNLRPSLIWKDDQWMEWSRENNSLPHENDTPQEKRQKLGRLEVVIGPQIEAGGNNKLSNELSAGDSRTHEESRPLPLSAKDKIFAVGKNIREENNADAVRVKRTGLQMEGSRVIFGVPKPGKKRKFMDVSKHYVADKSAKINEGIRTDSIKFTKYLVPQGTLGWKNSSKVDTKGKREQAAADSRPKVPKSGKAQSILSKSLSEKDSSLISVASALTGGTGQDLLTNAKAFAGHERSSLETSTLKAGEGLLSFLSAPVSDGLSSKKSSSAIEGDTGTRRKLAPGRKVARDDEKCSSRTDNPGKLIPDAAEPRRSNRRIQPTSRLLEGLQNALIGTKIPSFSRGKGVKAGQHRRNYHG is encoded by the exons ATGGATTATGATGACAGTGATTTCCAAAGCCAGAATTTTCAGTTAGGTGGTGAAGACAGCACAAAATTTCCTCCTGGGTTACGGTCATACGCACTTCCAAAATTTGACCTTGACGAAAGCCTTCAGGTCCATCTAAGGTATGATACTTTAGTTGAAACAGAGGTCTTACTAGGCATCCAAAATCAAGAAGAAAACTGTTGGATAGAGGACTTCTCACGGGAAAATAGTGGAATAGAGTTCAGTTCAAGTGCCGCTGAATCTTGCTCTATTTCAAGGCGTAACAATGTTTGGTCTGAGGCCACTTCATCTGAATCTGTTGAGATGTTATTGAAATCAGTTGGGCAAGATGAGATGCTCACCAAACAAATCATCATTGAGGAGTCAGATTTCTGTGATGGACTAAACAACTTAAACAACCAAATGGATCCCAGCTTGAATCAAGACGATTCCATTGCCCCTAAGATAGGGGATATAATTGATTCCAATCCTACACTACCTCCTGACAAATGTCTGGAAAACCTATCGGATTTGAGTACAGATGCAGCAAGGATTCTTGCTCATGTTGAAGCACCCATCCACCAAGATGGTAAATCTGAGTATGGAAGTCTGGTGGACTTGGATCCGAGTCCTGTCAACAAAAAGTTTGACTGTCACATGATTAGTGCTGCTGAGCAAGTTGACATGGACCAGAAGGTTACTTCATCCTCCATGGAAAATAATGCACATGAGAATGATCATGTTTCTTCTGTAAGTGCATTGGCTAGAGGGAATCATGATGCCACCTTTGAGAGAATGCAAGTGGAACCATCAGGCATATCCATGCAGAATATTACTATAGGAGCTGCAGATGGGTGCATAAAGGTAGCATGTTGTGAGAAGCCAGGGGATTTGCTACAAGATGGTGCAGAGAAAGATAAAATTCAAGTTTTGCGGGATACTCAGATGGATGATCAACAACATGAGAGACGTGTAGTGGAAAGTTGTACTGGTAATGCAGAGAATCTTTCCAGTTCGGCTCTGAATCTGGACTCTTCCGTGCATATAGCAGAAGAATTAAATGAGGTGTTGTCAAAAGCTGATACTCAACAAATGAAGAGTGGGATTTTGAGCAAAGATAGCAAGACGGGTGTTCATTTTACAGGAAGCACACAGGAGGCATCTTTTGTCGCAGTAGAAATAGATAAAAGTATTGAAGGAAGTAACACTGGAAGCAGCAATGATGGTTTGGGAAATCCTTGCAGTCCATTGGTAAAGATAGATTCCTTTATTCAAATAACAGAACGATATAGTCACAAGAAGCCAGAGGATTTATCAAGAGATAGTGGTTGCCCAGTTGAAAGAGTGATTTTTATCAAAGAGGCAGAGATGGATGTTCAGCTTAGAGCGAGTAAACTGGAGACAACTTTATTAGTGGTGGAAGAAACACAAAATTCTGAAGGTAGGTTAACTGAAAACAGAATTAATGATGTGGGAAATTTTTCCAGTGCAGTTGTGCATTCTCCAACTAGCATGATTCATGAAACAAGAGTGAATGTAGAAAGTCTCAATGAGTTGGAAGTCCATGGGGCAGTCTTTAATGCCCAGAATCCAGAGCCTGCATTGGTGGAGAAGGATATGCTAGTTAAAGTAATTGAGAAGGATAGCAGTAGTTATCCAGATTCTACTTTGAATTTGTCAGGGGATGTTCTACCAGATCAAGCCCATTATAGTTCAGAGCGGCATGTCTCATATCCCTGGCATCAGAAGCTGCCACAAAAATGTGACAGTAGTTTACCGGCTGCTGTGTTGAATGATGTTAATACTGTTCATTCAGATGTTCCTAATCTTGAAAAAGAGAATGAAAGTTTATCAACTGATTCAGAAGGTATTGAAATTAAAATCGATGATCCTCTGGTCAGGGAGAAGAGGGTAGAGGCTTCCTCTCCTGGTCAAAGTACAGCTACATTAACTACTGAACATATTGTTGGGGATGAGTCAG TGTCAACTGAAGATGCCATCTTGTTAGCATCTGGTAACAAAATGGATGCAACTGTCCTTGTTGCTGCTGATGTCTCTGGTCAGAAAGTACCTGAGAAAGAAGAAACGGTCCCTGGAGTCTCCACAGAGCCATGTTTACAAATTCTGACTGAGAACTGTAAGTCAGGGATAGCTAGTGGGCCACTTCCTGCCTCTGATTCTAGGCAACATCCAGCTTGTAATAGTGCGGCAGAATCACCTGAGATGCTCACTCAGTCATTGTCTGCTGAGAAGTCTTTTCATTCTATACACCGGGAGGAACCTGAAGCATCTATGGCTATCAAAGCCACTCAGAAATGTGCAAAGGAGTTGGAAGGCCATCCTACTGTCCATGCATCTGTTGTGACAGAAATTGATGGCTCCAAATTATTAGGAAATTCTTGTGAGAAGTACAAAGTAACAACCTTGCAAGTTACAG GGGAAACAGCTTGCAATACTGAGATACCCACCCAGCCTATACCTTCATCTGTAGATGGATCTTCTCATGGAATTGGCCAGAACAATCAACACGAAGGTGAAGCTAATTTGGTATCTGGAGATGCCAGTGGTGGGAGGGTGCTGCTTCTGACAACAGAAG GTGATGTATTGAATCGGGTTGAACAAAGCTCTTCTAAACCTGCTACTTCGTCTGATGCCACGGAAACTGCCAATGGTAGTCCAACTTCTGGTGAAACCAAGTGTGATTCACCTACTGTTATTAGTTGTAGCGAGCCTTCACAGAATGAAAAGGAGCAACTGGATGGTGGTGAGAAAGAGTCCTTAGATCAAAATGACCCTGTTTCTAAGGACCTGCCTCATATTCCCTCTGACATTAATCGGCATGCTGACAATGTTAAATCTACTTCTGAAGATGACAGGAGTTTCACATTTGTGGTTGGCTCACTGGCAGATCTGTCTGAAAGAGAAAGTGGCAAAGGGTGGAAACCATTTTCCAATATCAAACCATTTGAATTACCTCAG ACCGGAGAAGGGTCTCCAACAACACCCGTATTATGCCAAGCCAGTTCTGTGAATTTACAAGAAACTTCTCATGGAAGTCGTAAAGTATCTGATGAACAGAGAGTGCGTCGTGGTACCAAGGGTAAAGGTAAGGATAAAACTAGGTTAGCTGATAGTGCGACTGAAAGGGGAACTGCTACTGGAGGGAAGCCTGCTAAAGAAACATCTCGTCCAAAGCAAACAGTGGAAAAGGATGTTAACCAATCCAGTGCATCGGCTTACTCAAATGGAACTATAAACAGGGCTATGCAAGTTGAAGAGAGGAGGCAATATGCATATGTTGATGGCAGTAGTACAAGATCATCTTCTGTTCCGACCATTCAAGCACCTGGTCTTCCAGATTTGAATACTTCGGCTTCTTCACAAATATTATGTCACCAGCCTTTCACTGATTCACAGCAAGTGCAATTGCGTGCTCAGATATTTGTTTATGGATCTCTGAT TCAGTGTACACCACCTGATGAGTCCTGTATGGTATCAGCCTTCGGAGATGTGAGCCGGG ATGGCGGGAGGAGCATGTGGGAGAATTCATGGCGTGTTTCTGTGGAAAGATTTCACAGTCAGAAATCACTGCTTAGTAACCTTGAGAGCCCGCTGCAATCTCGATCag GTGTCCGCGTTTCTGAACAAGTATCAAGGTGCAGTCCCCTACAGAACAAAACCCTTAGCACCCCAACTAGTCGAACTGGCAGCAAGGGTGCCCCACCAGCTATTGTAAACCCCACAACGCCTGTACCATCCTCGGTATGGAGTTTTTCTACCCCTTCTCGTGACGTCTTTCCATCCAGCAGCATGCCAAGAGGCCCACTCCTGGATTCTCATCCATCACTCTCGCCGTTGCCGCCTTACCAATCTCCCTACACAAGGCCCTACTTAGGAAACAACAGTGCTTGGCTCCCTCAGGCTTCTACTGGTCCTGCACCCTGGGCTGTTTCTCCACGAACTCCAGCACTTGCTGGTGTACATTATTCTTCTTTGCCAATTGCGGAAGCAGTTCAAGTAGCATCAGTTCGGGACCCACCTGCTCCGCGTCTCTCCAGCGTGCAGCTTGCATCTCCGAGTTCTTTGCCTCCTACTGTAGGTCCTATAAATGTTCTCTCCGGTACAACTGCACTGGCAGAGGCTACTAGGACAAACATATCACCTGCCAAGCATGCATCTGCTGATCAGAAACCGCGGAAGAGAAAAAAGAGATCTGTCGCTGAGGAACTTGGCCAGATCTCCACAGTCACTCCAGCTCGAACAGAACCAGTTTCTGCTACTGCCATTGGTAAACATTTTACTACATCCTTAGGGATTCCGTCACCTGCACAATCTATATCTATAGATACAGCTAGTTCTCCAGTTTCAACTACTGCTCCCGTTGTATCTTCCACACATTACCAGATAGTAGGCAGTGGTGACAAAGGTCAGAAGGTTATCTTCTCCGAGGAGACATTCAGTAGAATTGAGCAGGCTAAGCTGCATGCTGACGATGCTGCTGCTCTCGCTGCTGCTGCTATCAGGCACAGTGAAGGAATATGGAGTCAGCTAGCCATCCAGAAGAATTCTGGATTAGTTTCGGAGGTTGAAGCAAAACTGGCTTCTGCAGCtgttgcagcagcagcagctgcttctGTAGCGAAGGCAGCGGCAGCAGCTGCTAAGGTTGCGTCTGACGCTGCTTTGCAAGCTAAACTGATGGCGGATGAGGCTTTGAATGTGCCTCCAATGGGAAATTCCTCCTGGGGTCCTGAAACTGCTCTTCCCGATGGCAGAAAGAATTTTGGCAAGGCAAATCCTTCATCAGGTCTGAAGAGCAAGGGCGAAACCGCCAGTTCTGGTTCAACTATTGTTGCTGCACGGGAGGCTGCTCGGAAGAGGGTTGAAGCTGCGTCAGCTGCCACAAAACGAGCGGAGAACTTTGATGCAGTAGTGAAAGCAGCAGAATTGGCTGCAGAGGCTGTATCGCAAGCAGGAGCAGTCATTGCAATGGGTGATCCTATACCTTTAACACTGAGCGAATTAGTAGAAGCTGGACCAGGGGGTTACTGGAAAGCAGAAAAAGTTTCTGTTGAGCACTCGGTGAAAGAAAACAGTACGCATAGAGGAGAGCAGTTGAACAAGGATGGTACTGATGAAGGTATTGATAGATCCATTAAAAGTTCCAATAGAAGGCCACTGAATACGAAAGAAACCCTGCAAATTAGAAACGAAGGGAATGCACCTTCAATAGAACTCTCCGTGGAGAATGAAGCAAGGATGGTAAATGGGATACTTCAGGGTTCTGTCGCAGGGGAAGGAGGCCTGGCAGGACAAAAAGGTCGTAAAACGTCTGATCATGCTAAAACTGTTGGGGTTATCACTGAATTGGAGGTTGGATCAAGAGCAGCTTCTTCAAATATCCAAAATGGTGAAGGTGAAAGGCATCAGCAGATGGGGACATCTAAAGAGATTAAGGAGGCATCCCTTGTTGAG GTTGTTCGCGATGCGGAAGGTTGCAGGGGTGTCTGGTTTTCAGCCAAGGTACTTGGCTTGAAGGATGGGAAAGCTTATGTATGTTACAATGAACTTCTGCAGGATGAAG GCCCAGATCACCTAAAGGAGTGGATACCTCTTGAAGGAGGGGGTGATAAAGCTCCCCGGATACGCATTGCTCATCCTATGACTGCTGTGAAATTCGAAGGAACGAGAAAGAGACGCAGGGCAGCTATTGGGAACTATGCATGGTCTGTTGGAGATCGGGTGGATGCTTGGATGCAGGATGG TTGGTGGGAAGGTATTGTTACAGAAAAGAGCAAGGAAGATGAGACAAAATTGACTGTTCATTTTCCAG CTAAAGGAGATTTTTCCATCGTTAGAGCTTGGAATCTTCGGCCATCTCTCATTTGGAAGGATGACCAATGGATGGAATGGTCAAGGGAAAATAATTCCTTGCCCCACGAG AATGATACTCCCCAGGAAAAACGTCAAAAGCTAGGTCGGCTTGAAGTCGTGATTGGCCCCCAAATCGAGGCTGGAGGGAACAATAAGCTGTCAAATGAACTAAGCGCTGGGGATTCGAGAACACATGAAGAGTCAAGGCCACTGCCATTGTCTGCCAAGGACAAAATATTCGCTGTTGGGAAGAACATCAGGGAGGAGAACAATGCGGACGCAGTCAGGGTGAAGCGGACTGGCCTGCAGATGGAAGGATCGAGGGTGATTTTTGGGGTTCCTAAGcctggaaagaaaagaaaattcatgGATGTAAGCAAGCATTACGTTGCAGATAAGTCTGCAAAGATAAATGAAGGAATCAGAACTGATTCGATTAAATTCACAAAGTACCTGGTGCCGCAAGGCACTCTTGGATGGAAAAATTCTTCTAAAGTTGATACCAAGGGAAAACGAGAACAAGCTGCTGCCGACTCCAGACCTAAAGTGCCCAAATCTGGAAAAGCTCAGAGCATTTTGAGCAAGAGTTTATCTGAGAAGGACAGTTCTTTGATCTCTGTTGCCTCTGCTTTGACTGGTGGCACCGGTCAGGATCTTTTAACGAATGCAAAAGCGTTCGCTGGCCATGAACGGAGCAGTTTAGAGACGTCAACTCTCAAAGCAGGTGAGGGCCTCCTGTCATTTTTGTCAGCACCTGTGTCGGATGGTCTGTCCTCCAAGAAGTCATCTTCAGCAATTGAAGGAGACACTGGGACAAGAAGAAAGCTTGCACCTGGTAGAAAGGTGGCGAGAGATGATGAGAAGTGCTCTAGCCGTACTGATAATCCTGGAAAGCTAATTCCTGATGCTGCTGAGCCCCGGAGGTCCAATCGCAGAATTCAGCCGACGTCTAGG CTACTGGAAGGGCTACAGAACGCCTTGATTGGTACAAAGATTCCCTCTTTTTCGCGTGGAAAGGGTGTCAAAGCCGGCCAACACAGAA GGAATTACCATGGTTGA